A single region of the Anaerostipes rhamnosivorans genome encodes:
- a CDS encoding response regulator transcription factor gives MSRVLIVEDELAIAELEKDYLELSSFEVEIETDGEKGLKLGLSEDFDMIILDIMLPGMDGFEICKQLREKKDIPILMVSAKKEDIDKIRGLGLGADDYITKPFSPSELVARVKAHLERYRRLVSSNCQENDIVEIRGLKIDKTARRVYLNGEEKAFTTKEFDLLTFLASHPNRVFTKEELFNKIWDMESLGDIATVTVHIKKIREKIELNTAKPQYIETIWGVGYRFKM, from the coding sequence ATGAGTAGAGTTTTAATTGTAGAAGATGAACTGGCTATCGCAGAGCTTGAGAAGGATTATCTGGAACTCAGCTCCTTTGAGGTTGAGATAGAGACAGATGGGGAGAAGGGGTTGAAGCTGGGCCTTTCGGAGGATTTTGACATGATCATCCTGGATATCATGCTTCCCGGCATGGACGGCTTTGAGATCTGTAAGCAGCTGCGGGAGAAGAAGGACATTCCGATCCTGATGGTATCCGCCAAAAAAGAGGATATTGATAAGATCCGAGGCCTGGGCCTGGGAGCGGACGACTATATTACAAAGCCCTTCAGCCCAAGTGAACTGGTGGCCAGAGTCAAGGCCCATCTTGAGCGCTACCGCCGCCTGGTATCCAGCAACTGCCAGGAGAATGATATCGTCGAGATTCGGGGGCTTAAGATCGACAAGACAGCGAGAAGAGTCTATCTGAACGGGGAAGAGAAGGCATTTACCACAAAAGAGTTCGATCTGCTCACATTTCTCGCCAGTCATCCGAATAGGGTGTTTACAAAAGAAGAATTATTTAATAAAATTTGGGATATGGAATCCCTTGGAGATATTGCCACGGTCACCGTGCACATAAAGAAGATTCGGGAGAAGATTGAACTTAACACCGCAAAGCCGCAGTATATTGAGACTATATGGGGCGTGGGATACCGCTTTAAGATGTAG
- a CDS encoding sensor histidine kinase: MKVVNKVRIIFLPAIILPIFLMVVSIAALSVGYIRTTNENIYSNGIEGFANPLKTMNNETKASFNDLKRSAIENPENFESEEYLNRINEALKNKESYLIVRKGKTIVYRGSKEDHTETEKKLPRFGSDISSQDSGVFLGRPENFLVKQQDFRYADGSKGSAFILTDLETVLPHYKNIISQVFFSIVAILILTSFLLSWFMYSEFIRPLKKLKEGADRIKEGNLDDDVEINSKDEIGELCASFNAMRAELKESIEARIIYEKQNRDLISNISHDLKTPITAIKGYVEGIMDGVADTPEKMDRYIKTIYNKANDMDVLINELSLYSKIDSNIIPYNFRKIDINAYFKDCVDEIGSDLEQKGMMFSYSNYCSANVAVMADPEQLKRVMNNIINNACKYTNKAKGKVSITLKELDRKIQVAIKDNGIGISREDLPNIFRRTYRADMSRNSAGGSGLGLSICKKIIEEHGGEIWAESKLRSGTTIFFTLNKIVDTQEEEKNE, encoded by the coding sequence TTTAAGTGTAGGGTATATCCGGACAACCAATGAAAACATTTATTCCAACGGTATCGAGGGGTTTGCCAATCCGTTAAAGACTATGAACAACGAGACAAAGGCCAGCTTTAACGATCTGAAGAGGAGTGCCATTGAGAACCCGGAGAACTTTGAGAGTGAAGAATACTTAAACCGAATCAATGAAGCGTTAAAGAACAAAGAGTCTTATCTGATCGTCAGAAAAGGGAAGACCATTGTCTATCGGGGATCTAAAGAGGACCACACGGAGACCGAGAAGAAGCTTCCCAGATTCGGCAGTGACATCAGCAGCCAGGACAGCGGTGTTTTCCTTGGAAGACCGGAGAATTTTCTCGTGAAGCAGCAGGATTTCCGTTATGCGGACGGCAGCAAAGGCTCCGCTTTTATCCTGACCGATCTGGAGACGGTCCTGCCCCACTATAAGAATATCATCAGTCAGGTATTTTTCTCCATTGTGGCGATCCTGATCCTCACCAGTTTTCTGCTCTCCTGGTTTATGTACTCGGAGTTTATACGTCCGCTGAAGAAACTGAAAGAGGGAGCCGACCGGATCAAGGAGGGAAACCTGGACGACGATGTGGAGATTAACAGCAAGGATGAGATCGGCGAGCTCTGCGCTTCCTTTAATGCTATGAGGGCGGAATTAAAAGAGTCCATCGAGGCAAGGATCATCTATGAAAAGCAGAACCGGGATCTGATCAGCAACATTTCCCACGACTTAAAGACTCCGATCACGGCCATCAAAGGATATGTGGAGGGGATCATGGACGGTGTGGCGGACACTCCGGAGAAGATGGACCGCTATATCAAGACGATTTACAATAAGGCCAATGACATGGATGTACTGATCAATGAGCTTTCCTTATACTCTAAGATCGATTCTAACATCATTCCTTATAACTTCAGAAAGATTGACATCAATGCCTATTTTAAAGATTGTGTGGATGAGATCGGATCGGATCTGGAGCAAAAGGGCATGATGTTCTCATACAGCAATTACTGCTCAGCCAATGTGGCAGTGATGGCTGACCCAGAACAGTTAAAGCGCGTGATGAACAATATCATCAACAATGCATGCAAGTATACCAACAAGGCAAAAGGAAAAGTCAGTATCACCTTAAAGGAGTTAGACCGTAAGATTCAGGTTGCCATCAAAGACAACGGCATCGGCATCTCCAGGGAGGATCTGCCGAATATCTTTAGAAGGACTTACCGGGCAGATATGTCCAGGAATTCTGCCGGCGGCAGCGGACTGGGACTTTCCATCTGCAAGAAGATCATTGAAGAGCATGGGGGAGAGATATGGGCGGAGAGCAAGCTGCGCTCCGGCACCACAATATTTTTTACATTAAACAAGATTGTAGACACCCAGGAGGAAGAGAAAAATGAGTAG
- a CDS encoding RluA family pseudouridine synthase: protein MRRKKDVKILYRDNHIAVCEKPAGMPTADDKTGDMDVFHSLKNQLFYEENLDREPELYMIHRLDRPVGGVMVFARSKEAAAELSRQVREHIFEKDYQAVVNGWLPEEDGVFTDYLKKNEKKNVSAVVEEGTPGAKKAELSYEVLDMVETGEGKFSYCLIHLLTGRHHQIRVQFASRGFGLFGDTKYNPKFQKTKKQYEEIGLYATRISFLHPETGEACTYKAEPYGRAFRMLEELDSW, encoded by the coding sequence ATGAGAAGAAAAAAAGATGTAAAGATACTTTATCGAGATAACCACATCGCCGTATGTGAAAAGCCCGCCGGTATGCCCACAGCCGACGACAAGACAGGGGATATGGATGTGTTCCACAGTCTGAAGAACCAGCTTTTTTATGAAGAGAACCTGGACAGAGAGCCGGAGCTGTATATGATCCACCGCCTGGACCGCCCTGTGGGAGGCGTCATGGTGTTTGCCAGAAGCAAGGAGGCTGCGGCGGAGTTAAGCCGCCAGGTCAGGGAGCATATCTTTGAGAAGGATTACCAGGCAGTGGTAAACGGATGGCTTCCGGAGGAAGACGGAGTATTTACGGATTATCTGAAGAAGAATGAAAAGAAGAACGTGTCCGCTGTCGTGGAAGAAGGAACACCGGGAGCCAAGAAGGCGGAGCTTTCTTACGAAGTGCTGGATATGGTGGAGACAGGAGAAGGAAAGTTTTCCTACTGTCTGATTCATCTATTGACAGGAAGGCACCACCAGATCCGGGTCCAGTTCGCAAGCAGGGGATTCGGGCTTTTCGGAGATACGAAATACAACCCAAAGTTCCAAAAGACAAAAAAGCAGTATGAAGAGATCGGTCTCTATGCCACCAGGATTAGTTTTCTCCACCCTGAGACCGGAGAAGCCTGCACCTATAAGGCGGAGCCTTATGGCAGGGCTTTCCGTATGCTGGAGGAGCTGGATTCCTGGTAG
- the hisA gene encoding phosphoribosylformimino-5-aminoimidazole carboxamide ribotide isomerase, giving the protein MKFRPCIDIHNGKIKQIVGGSLLDRGDCAEENFVSTHDGSFYGKLYKKHQLSGGHIIILNPKSSEYYEADVKEALSALRAFPGGLQVGGGITDENAAFFIEQGASHVIVTSFVFSDGAVRFDRLRNLAQAVGREHLVLDLSCRRKNGEYYIVTDRWQKFTDVVLTEDRLKELEKYCTEFLIHGVDVEGKGQGIDEDLVRILGAYSGNPVTYAGGIKDFEDLELIKREGKGKVDVTIGSALDLFGGPMEFERVLSHCD; this is encoded by the coding sequence ATGAAATTCAGACCATGCATTGACATACATAATGGAAAGATTAAACAGATTGTGGGCGGCAGCCTCTTAGACCGGGGAGACTGCGCAGAAGAAAATTTTGTTTCGACACATGACGGAAGTTTTTATGGTAAACTATATAAAAAGCATCAGCTGTCCGGAGGACATATCATTATTCTGAACCCCAAAAGCTCGGAGTATTATGAAGCTGATGTAAAGGAGGCACTGTCCGCACTCCGTGCATTTCCGGGTGGGCTTCAGGTCGGAGGCGGCATCACGGATGAGAACGCAGCCTTTTTTATAGAACAGGGAGCCTCTCATGTGATTGTGACTTCGTTTGTATTCTCTGACGGAGCTGTTCGGTTTGACAGGCTTAGAAACCTTGCGCAGGCAGTGGGACGGGAGCATCTGGTTCTGGATCTGAGCTGCCGCAGGAAGAATGGAGAGTATTATATCGTTACCGACCGCTGGCAGAAGTTCACGGATGTGGTTCTCACAGAGGACCGGCTGAAAGAGCTTGAGAAATACTGCACAGAATTCCTGATCCACGGGGTTGACGTGGAAGGAAAAGGACAGGGCATAGATGAAGATCTGGTGCGCATCCTTGGTGCATATTCAGGGAATCCTGTGACATATGCGGGAGGTATTAAGGATTTTGAAGACCTTGAATTGATCAAAAGAGAAGGAAAAGGGAAAGTAGATGTGACAATCGGCAGCGCCCTGGATCTGTTCGGCGGGCCGATGGAATTTGAGAGAGTCCTCAGTCACTGTGATTAA